One genomic region from Candidatus Bathyarchaeia archaeon encodes:
- a CDS encoding DUF134 domain-containing protein: protein MWRQRFRCGRRGRFPKPVMLGITPFINSFTPNPPQNTEPIFLDLAELEAFRLVDLEGLSQEEAGRKMGVSRGTVWRLVQRARRKTAQALSEGRPIYIIPTHEGNYQTK from the coding sequence ATGTGGAGACAAAGATTCAGATGTGGCAGAAGGGGAAGATTTCCGAAACCGGTCATGCTAGGAATAACACCGTTCATAAACAGCTTCACCCCAAACCCTCCCCAAAACACGGAACCAATATTTCTAGATCTAGCTGAACTAGAAGCCTTCAGACTTGTCGATTTAGAGGGATTATCACAAGAAGAAGCCGGACGAAAAATGGGTGTTTCAAGAGGAACCGTATGGCGCCTCGTCCAAAGAGCCAGAAGAAAAACAGCCCAAGCCCTAAGCGAAGGAAGACCCATATACATAATACCCACACACGAAGGAAACTACCAAACCAAATAA
- a CDS encoding NifB/NifX family molybdenum-iron cluster-binding protein, whose product MGKKIAVPTKGHGGLEDFVSEVFGKAKTFTIVEVENGQVRNVRVIDNPAATYKHGSGPVAVKTLVDLGVDLVLAAELGPGASELFEHHNIKRVSVKPNIKVADAVKEILAESLK is encoded by the coding sequence ATGGGAAAGAAGATAGCTGTTCCAACAAAAGGCCATGGTGGTTTGGAAGATTTTGTATCGGAAGTTTTCGGTAAAGCCAAAACTTTTACCATAGTGGAAGTGGAGAATGGTCAAGTAAGAAATGTGCGAGTTATCGATAATCCTGCAGCAACTTACAAGCATGGTTCTGGACCGGTTGCCGTGAAAACGCTTGTAGACCTTGGGGTGGATCTTGTATTAGCTGCAGAGCTTGGTCCGGGCGCTTCAGAATTGTTCGAGCACCATAATATAAAAAGGGTTTCAGTAAAACCCAACATTAAAGTTGCAGACGCCGTAAAG